From a single Paenibacillus sp. FSL R5-0345 genomic region:
- the ggt gene encoding gamma-glutamyltransferase, producing MAEKPVIGTKTMVVSPHYLASAAGARVLEKGGNAYDAAVAISATLAVVYPHMTGLGGDSFWLTYNKQEACVRAYNGSGRSGYGVRRSCFTGENAIPRRGIRSAITVPGMVDSWDAMLSKYGRLTLAEVLEPAIGYAQGGFPMSPGQRNNTLLAGAALSAEASAIYMPGGGVVSAGSRFQQTQLAVTLRTLAADGRDAFYKGKIAEDICDYMLAAGGYLTRDDFADHQGDWVEPIHTEYHGHTVYQVPPNSQGFTGLMSLNLLEYFNFGEIEHGSYEYYHLLVEALKLSFRDRDRVLTDPDFSAIPLVRLLDKNYAGQLASTISMQKAAQLTSQPIGSDTAYAAVVDEEGNAVSFIQSLYFEFGSGVVAGNTGILLQNRGSFFSLDPSHINTLEPHKRSFHTLMPAMACREGKPAILYGTQGGEGQPQTQTLLLTRMLHYGMNPQTAISEPRFVWGRTWGELTQELKVEGRVADDVLAGLAGAGHIVRKLDAYDGIVGHAHAISIDDNGYCSGGTDPRCDGAAIGW from the coding sequence ATGGCGGAGAAACCCGTAATAGGCACAAAAACGATGGTCGTCAGCCCCCATTATTTAGCTTCGGCTGCGGGTGCGCGCGTGTTGGAAAAAGGGGGGAATGCCTATGATGCGGCAGTGGCGATTAGTGCGACGTTGGCCGTAGTCTACCCACATATGACAGGGCTTGGCGGGGATTCGTTCTGGTTGACCTATAACAAGCAGGAGGCTTGTGTTCGGGCTTATAACGGAAGTGGACGGTCGGGTTACGGAGTTCGCAGAAGTTGCTTTACTGGCGAGAATGCCATTCCTAGGCGAGGGATTCGTAGTGCCATCACCGTGCCGGGGATGGTGGATAGCTGGGATGCTATGCTGAGTAAGTATGGCCGTTTAACGCTAGCGGAGGTGCTGGAGCCAGCCATCGGCTATGCTCAGGGCGGGTTTCCGATGTCGCCGGGTCAGCGGAATAATACTCTGCTTGCTGGAGCGGCATTGTCGGCAGAGGCATCTGCGATTTACATGCCGGGCGGAGGGGTTGTATCTGCTGGGTCGAGATTTCAGCAGACACAACTGGCTGTAACACTGCGGACGCTGGCTGCGGATGGACGGGATGCTTTTTATAAGGGAAAGATCGCTGAAGATATATGTGATTATATGCTGGCAGCTGGGGGTTATCTCACACGGGATGACTTTGCGGATCATCAGGGGGATTGGGTCGAGCCGATTCATACGGAATATCACGGGCATACGGTGTATCAAGTGCCGCCAAATTCACAAGGATTTACGGGATTGATGAGTCTTAATTTATTGGAGTATTTTAATTTCGGAGAAATCGAGCATGGCTCTTATGAATATTATCACCTGCTTGTTGAGGCGCTTAAGCTGAGTTTTCGCGATCGGGATAGAGTGCTTACAGATCCTGATTTCAGTGCTATTCCTTTGGTGCGGCTGCTGGATAAGAACTATGCAGGGCAACTGGCCTCTACGATCTCGATGCAAAAAGCGGCACAGCTGACAAGTCAGCCCATCGGGAGTGATACTGCATATGCTGCGGTTGTGGACGAGGAGGGGAATGCGGTCTCTTTTATACAAAGTCTGTATTTTGAGTTTGGCTCCGGTGTGGTAGCTGGGAATACCGGGATTCTGCTGCAGAATCGGGGTTCATTTTTCTCGCTTGATCCGAGTCATATCAATACACTTGAGCCGCATAAGCGCAGCTTCCACACCCTGATGCCAGCCATGGCCTGCCGAGAGGGCAAACCAGCGATTTTGTATGGTACACAAGGGGGCGAAGGTCAGCCTCAGACTCAAACGCTGCTCCTTACAAGAATGCTGCATTATGGAATGAATCCTCAGACGGCTATAAGTGAACCGCGTTTTGTGTGGGGGAGAACGTGGGGGGAGCTTACGCAGGAGCTGAAGGTGGAGGGACGGGTAGCAGATGACGTGCTGGCAGGTCTGGCCGGAGCCGGTCATATAGTCCGGAAACTGGACGCATATGACGGGATCGTGGGTCATGCCCACGCGATTTCGATAGATGACAATGGATATTGTAGTGGAGGGACGGACCCGCGCTGCGATGGCGCGGCGATTGGTTGGTAG
- a CDS encoding chromate transporter, with amino-acid sequence MDWLELIYGFFMANLLGYGGGPSSIPLMYQEIVPHYAWLTDEQFSNMLALGNALPGPIATKIAAFVGYDVYGWIGLILALLATVLPSAAALIILLEVMQKYKQSPVVKGMTLLVQPVIAVMMAVLTWTMAKGPADSIGIWQTLLIAVIAFFAIKRLKLHPALVILAAFAYGGLVLRYTV; translated from the coding sequence ATGGACTGGTTAGAGCTCATATACGGATTTTTCATGGCTAATCTGCTTGGATATGGCGGCGGTCCTTCCTCTATTCCGCTGATGTATCAAGAAATCGTTCCCCATTACGCCTGGCTAACCGATGAACAATTCTCCAACATGCTTGCACTAGGCAACGCCTTACCTGGCCCAATTGCTACCAAAATCGCAGCTTTTGTCGGCTATGATGTCTACGGCTGGATTGGGCTAATTCTGGCATTATTAGCGACCGTACTCCCCTCCGCAGCAGCGCTTATTATCCTGTTAGAGGTCATGCAAAAATACAAGCAATCCCCCGTAGTGAAAGGGATGACATTGCTTGTTCAACCGGTCATTGCTGTTATGATGGCTGTGCTCACTTGGACAATGGCGAAAGGTCCTGCAGACTCTATCGGAATCTGGCAAACACTGCTCATTGCCGTAATCGCATTCTTTGCCATAAAGCGGCTTAAGCTGCATCCTGCGTTAGTCATCTTAGCCGCTTTTGCCTATGGTGGTCTGGTACTGCGCTACACTGTCTAA
- a CDS encoding TRM11 family SAM-dependent methyltransferase → MQKKSGKNTFIYTYTCSEDELSLCKMELRCLFGEEVPSSIFKSEVEVDVSRSPFIKERIDVMYEGDSLPEIYDQSEQVELGGKTFKVIFVKTNDLSPADKIEYDERRVIEREIGLRIEGEADVNHPQLVYGIVTLGGRWYFGSYHKNKATWFRQMKKPRSYSIALSTRVARAAVNIAVPNPEGVRAIDPCCGIGTVMVEALSMGINMVGRDINPQIAIGARTNIAHFGFTSEVTLGDIADITEHYNVAIVDMPYNLYSSITPEEQFAILVNARRIADRVVIVAIEPMDEMITEAGFTIIDRCEAKKGLFSRHLMLCQ, encoded by the coding sequence TTGCAAAAGAAAAGTGGAAAGAACACATTTATATATACGTATACCTGTTCAGAGGATGAGTTATCTCTATGTAAGATGGAGCTTCGTTGTCTTTTTGGAGAGGAAGTGCCTTCTTCAATCTTTAAGAGTGAGGTAGAGGTGGATGTCAGCCGTAGTCCCTTCATTAAAGAACGAATTGATGTTATGTACGAGGGAGATAGCTTGCCTGAGATTTATGATCAGTCGGAGCAGGTGGAGCTTGGCGGCAAGACATTTAAGGTTATTTTTGTGAAGACCAATGATCTGTCCCCTGCAGACAAAATAGAATATGATGAGCGAAGAGTGATCGAACGGGAAATTGGGCTGCGTATTGAAGGGGAAGCGGATGTAAACCACCCTCAGTTGGTATACGGTATTGTTACGCTGGGCGGTCGCTGGTACTTTGGATCTTATCATAAGAACAAGGCCACCTGGTTCCGCCAAATGAAAAAACCGCGCAGCTACTCTATCGCGCTTAGCACACGTGTAGCCCGAGCTGCGGTCAATATAGCCGTTCCGAATCCAGAGGGTGTACGTGCGATCGATCCTTGCTGCGGCATCGGAACAGTAATGGTAGAAGCCCTCTCGATGGGAATCAATATGGTCGGACGTGACATTAACCCTCAGATCGCGATCGGTGCCAGAACGAATATTGCCCATTTTGGATTTACAAGTGAGGTCACGCTTGGAGATATTGCTGACATCACAGAACATTACAACGTAGCTATTGTAGATATGCCTTATAATCTATATTCTAGTATTACACCTGAGGAACAGTTTGCGATTCTAGTGAATGCGCGCCGGATTGCAGATCGGGTAGTTATCGTTGCGATTGAACCGATGGATGAGATGATCACGGAGGCTGGATTTACGATTATAGACCGCTGTGAAGCTAAAAAAGGTTTGTTCTCCCGTCATTTAATGCTTTGCCAGTAA
- a CDS encoding NUDIX hydrolase yields the protein MEQKWLTWAKEIQAIAQTGLTYAKDVYDIERYQALRELSVDILANYTFESKERIRLSFASEGGYSTPKVDIRGVVFQDDRILLVREKLDGKWALPGGWGDIGLSPSEVVVKEIQEESGFETEAIRLLAVLDKKFHNHPPEPYHVYKFFILCRIVGGEALQGVETSEVSFFAEDELPELSLERNTSEQIGTMFEYLRNPEKVVILD from the coding sequence ATGGAGCAGAAATGGTTAACCTGGGCTAAAGAAATACAGGCCATCGCACAGACTGGACTAACTTACGCTAAAGATGTCTATGATATAGAACGGTATCAAGCTTTGCGGGAGCTAAGTGTAGATATCCTCGCTAATTATACGTTCGAAAGCAAGGAGAGAATAAGACTCTCCTTTGCTAGTGAGGGTGGCTATTCTACGCCGAAAGTGGATATCCGCGGTGTTGTTTTTCAGGATGACAGAATCCTGCTTGTCCGCGAGAAATTGGATGGAAAGTGGGCGCTTCCCGGGGGCTGGGGAGACATCGGTCTGTCGCCGAGTGAAGTCGTTGTTAAGGAAATTCAAGAAGAATCAGGATTTGAGACAGAAGCAATTCGCTTGCTGGCTGTTTTAGATAAGAAATTTCATAACCATCCTCCGGAGCCGTATCACGTGTATAAGTTTTTTATTTTGTGCAGAATTGTAGGCGGCGAGGCGCTACAAGGGGTGGAGACGAGTGAAGTATCCTTTTTTGCTGAAGATGAACTGCCTGAGCTCTCATTAGAGAGGAATACAAGTGAGCAGATTGGAACGATGTTTGAATATTTACGAAATCCAGAAAAAGTAGTAATATTGGACTAA
- a CDS encoding ABC-F family ATP-binding cassette domain-containing protein, with protein MIIQCQNVQKYHGAQLVLNSITFDIRQGEKIGLIGRNGCGKTTLFHLLNGEERPDQGQISIRKGSVVGMLAQIQEINEKETVYEVLQRSFAEPLQWQQRLRELELEMSTFNTGTDETLWNRLLKEYGSLQDKFETAGGYEIESTIQRVAIGLGIGTGQYNRLFSSLSGGEKTKVGLAELLLRRPDVLLLDEPTNHLDMNAIEWLEQYLQSYDGTVLAISHDRYFLDAVVKKVIEIEDGEAFTFHTNYSGYQIEKETRLLQQFADYQEQQKKIKQMQESIKRLIEFGNRGTPPNPAFYRRAASMQKALDRMVKVKRPILERKSMDLQLQQNDRSGNQVVILEDIGKAYGERSLFTDANEVLRYGETTALIGGNGAGKSTLLRIILGQETPDTGSCTLGSRTVVGYLAQEAVPDNNKQSVLRYFREEAGLEEGEARGQLARFLFYGADVFKDITNLSGGEWTRLRFAVLMHRKPNLLILDEPTNHLDIDSREALEEALEEFPGTVLAVSHDRYFINRLFHKLWSIESGRFGVFNGNYEYYKEKQAEQALAAPVSIPDHPKPFSSDGTTARSGKPQSNRSVNVNVTTANSSSSRKKSIHFDWEKAIAEVEDQLGEIDAKMLDPLISSNAAELAELQKERDAVQEQLDELYAGWMETAGH; from the coding sequence ATGATTATTCAATGCCAAAATGTTCAAAAATACCACGGTGCGCAGCTCGTACTAAATAGCATCACCTTCGATATCCGCCAAGGAGAAAAAATCGGTCTAATCGGCCGCAATGGCTGCGGTAAAACTACACTTTTCCACTTACTGAATGGCGAAGAGCGCCCCGATCAAGGGCAAATCTCAATTCGCAAAGGTAGTGTAGTAGGAATGCTGGCTCAAATTCAAGAGATTAACGAAAAAGAAACCGTATATGAAGTTCTACAGCGTAGCTTTGCTGAACCTTTGCAATGGCAACAACGCCTGCGAGAGCTGGAGCTTGAAATGTCCACCTTCAATACCGGAACGGACGAAACGCTATGGAATCGGCTGCTGAAAGAATATGGTAGCCTTCAGGATAAATTTGAGACCGCAGGAGGCTACGAAATTGAATCCACCATTCAGCGAGTTGCCATTGGTCTAGGAATCGGAACTGGGCAATATAACCGACTCTTCTCCTCTCTTTCTGGCGGCGAGAAAACTAAAGTCGGACTCGCAGAACTGCTGCTGCGTAGACCTGATGTACTTCTACTCGATGAGCCAACCAATCATCTAGACATGAACGCCATTGAGTGGTTAGAGCAGTACTTACAGAGCTATGACGGTACAGTGCTAGCCATTTCCCATGATCGTTACTTCCTCGACGCTGTAGTCAAAAAAGTGATTGAGATTGAGGATGGCGAGGCTTTTACCTTCCATACCAACTACAGCGGCTATCAAATAGAGAAGGAAACACGTCTACTTCAACAATTTGCTGATTATCAAGAACAACAGAAAAAAATAAAGCAAATGCAGGAGAGCATCAAACGCCTCATCGAATTTGGGAATCGGGGAACTCCCCCAAACCCTGCCTTTTACCGGCGAGCAGCTTCAATGCAAAAAGCACTGGATCGTATGGTAAAGGTTAAACGTCCTATTCTAGAGCGCAAATCGATGGATTTGCAGCTACAGCAAAATGATCGCTCAGGGAATCAAGTCGTCATACTAGAGGATATCGGTAAGGCATATGGAGAGCGAAGCCTGTTTACAGACGCAAACGAAGTTCTTCGCTACGGAGAGACTACGGCACTTATCGGTGGTAACGGGGCAGGGAAAAGTACGCTTTTAAGAATTATATTAGGTCAGGAGACGCCAGACACCGGAAGCTGCACGCTTGGTTCAAGAACCGTTGTTGGCTATCTCGCGCAAGAGGCTGTCCCTGACAATAACAAACAATCCGTACTCCGCTACTTCCGTGAAGAGGCTGGACTAGAAGAAGGTGAAGCGCGCGGGCAGCTCGCACGTTTCCTATTCTATGGTGCCGATGTATTCAAAGACATCACGAATCTATCTGGAGGGGAATGGACCCGCCTGCGTTTCGCTGTGTTGATGCATCGTAAACCAAACCTGCTAATTCTGGATGAACCAACGAACCATCTAGATATTGACTCCCGGGAAGCGCTAGAGGAAGCATTAGAGGAATTCCCAGGTACAGTGCTGGCCGTTTCACATGACCGCTATTTCATTAATCGTCTGTTCCATAAGCTCTGGTCCATTGAAAGTGGACGATTTGGAGTTTTTAACGGCAACTATGAGTATTACAAGGAGAAGCAAGCTGAACAGGCGTTAGCAGCACCAGTCTCTATTCCTGATCACCCTAAACCTTTCTCTTCAGATGGAACCACTGCACGCTCCGGTAAGCCTCAATCTAACCGTTCCGTGAATGTTAATGTCACCACGGCTAACTCGTCCAGTTCCCGAAAGAAGAGTATCCACTTTGATTGGGAAAAGGCCATTGCCGAAGTTGAGGATCAGCTTGGGGAAATCGATGCCAAAATGCTAGACCCACTGATCAGTAGCAATGCGGCAGAGCTCGCCGAGCTACAGAAAGAACGCGATGCAGTGCAAGAGCAACTAGATGAGCTCTATGCGGGCTGGATGGAAACTGCGGGACACTAA
- a CDS encoding chromate transporter: MIFIHNDYVQLAIAMFRTGIVGYGGGPSVIPLIRHDAVTRYTWLSDDEFGETLAIANALPGPIATKMAAYLGYKLRGVKGAILSVLAHILPSCMAMIFLLSAVNYLSGSKVVAGMIAGVSPVIAVMLGIMAYEFAQKAYKGLGKFLSIAFTLLALLLLQIFKIHPAIVIVFFLGYGAFHYRIIAKKQQGGSS; the protein is encoded by the coding sequence GTGATATTCATCCATAACGACTATGTACAATTAGCTATCGCCATGTTCAGAACTGGAATTGTTGGCTATGGAGGAGGACCTTCCGTGATTCCATTGATCCGGCATGATGCGGTAACTCGCTACACTTGGCTAAGTGATGATGAATTCGGAGAGACATTGGCGATTGCCAACGCACTACCCGGACCTATTGCCACCAAAATGGCGGCCTATCTCGGGTATAAACTTCGAGGAGTTAAAGGGGCTATTCTTTCGGTACTGGCACATATTTTACCTAGCTGCATGGCCATGATCTTTCTGTTGTCTGCTGTAAATTATTTAAGTGGCTCGAAGGTAGTCGCTGGAATGATCGCGGGGGTATCCCCTGTCATTGCGGTCATGTTAGGAATAATGGCATATGAGTTTGCTCAAAAAGCCTATAAAGGACTAGGGAAATTTCTCAGCATAGCCTTCACCCTACTCGCATTACTCCTGTTACAAATATTTAAAATACATCCAGCTATCGTAATTGTGTTTTTCCTTGGTTACGGAGCATTTCATTACCGGATCATTGCGAAGAAACAACAAGGAGGATCAAGCTGA
- a CDS encoding ASCH domain-containing protein: protein MSNETKIKLFWEEYTQLHPQAADNYEAWAFGDSPQMADELLDLVIRRIKTGTASNYEIYAVCDETLPEIGRHSILLDGRGNPQAVIVTTDVQITPFDEVGADFAYSEGEDDRTLESWRHEHEKFFSRESLAFLKKPFDPKMKVVCENFRLVYSKS, encoded by the coding sequence ATGAGCAACGAAACGAAGATTAAGCTTTTTTGGGAAGAATACACCCAGCTTCATCCACAAGCAGCGGATAACTACGAGGCTTGGGCCTTTGGCGACAGTCCTCAAATGGCCGATGAACTGCTAGATCTGGTGATCCGCAGGATTAAGACAGGAACCGCTTCGAACTATGAAATTTATGCAGTCTGTGACGAGACCTTACCAGAAATCGGCCGACATAGTATCCTGCTGGACGGTCGTGGTAATCCGCAAGCAGTGATCGTTACGACAGATGTGCAAATTACACCTTTTGATGAGGTAGGCGCTGACTTTGCCTATAGCGAAGGCGAGGATGACAGAACGTTAGAGTCGTGGCGCCATGAGCATGAGAAGTTCTTCTCCAGAGAATCCTTAGCGTTCTTGAAGAAGCCTTTTGATCCAAAGATGAAGGTAGTTTGCGAGAACTTTAGACTGGTATATTCGAAATCTTGA
- a CDS encoding PH domain-containing protein: MALFDGLMGNASQVNLAEVQREYAQILAPQEKIERAYKLIRDMFIFTDKRLILVDKQGLTGKKTDYHSIPYKSISHYSVETAGHFDLDAELCIYISSSAVPLKKTFNKSVNIYEVQAVLSQYILK, from the coding sequence ATGGCGCTTTTTGACGGATTGATGGGGAATGCATCGCAAGTGAATCTGGCAGAAGTACAGCGGGAATACGCACAAATTCTTGCCCCTCAAGAGAAAATTGAACGAGCCTACAAGCTGATTAGAGATATGTTTATTTTTACGGACAAACGATTGATTCTAGTGGATAAACAGGGACTGACGGGCAAAAAGACGGATTATCATTCCATTCCTTACAAAAGCATCTCGCATTATTCCGTGGAGACGGCAGGACACTTTGATCTGGATGCGGAGTTATGTATCTATATATCCAGCAGCGCTGTGCCGCTCAAGAAGACCTTTAACAAATCCGTAAATATTTATGAGGTACAGGCGGTGTTGTCCCAGTATATTTTGAAATAG